The following proteins come from a genomic window of Megalobrama amblycephala isolate DHTTF-2021 linkage group LG1, ASM1881202v1, whole genome shotgun sequence:
- the LOC125276955 gene encoding zinc finger protein 501-like, whose translation MSDQEPSRMKHTEDTEEQRDLMEENGESEELSEVEEEHHVNPGEKPLSRSKTKKTSFKKRRAKKCTTCTQCGKSLPFNYLDVHMRIHTGEKPYTCDQCGKSFTYKQLLDFHMRTHTGEKPFTCDQCGKSFTQLAHLKSHMRIHTGEKTYTCDKCGKSFTNKQLLNVHMRIHTGEKLFTCDHCWKSFTQYAHLKGHMRIHTGEKPFMCGQCEKRFTYKGHLTVHQKIHTGLKDYMCFECEKTFTHASCLKQHQRIHTGEKPYKCSYCDKRFCQSASLKTHEKIHTGEKPYKCPYCDKRFSQSVHLKTHERIHTGEKPYKCSYCDKRFSQSVHLKTHERSHTGEKPYKCSYCDKRFSVSANLKTHERIHSREKPHTREKNFTQKTPLRGHMRIHTGAKLFTCDQCGNTFTQLQDT comes from the exons atgagtgatcaAGAACCcagcagaatgaaacacactgaagatactgaagaacaaagag ACCTGATGGAAGAGAATggggagagtgaagaactgagtgaagtggaagAGGAACATCATGTCAaccctggagaaaaacctttgagtcgctcaaagactaaaaagacatcttttaaaaaaagaagagccaagaaatgtacaacctgcactcagtgtggaaagagtttgcCATTCAATTATCTTGATGTGCACATGAGaatccacaccggagagaagccataCACATGTGACCAGTGCGGGAAGAGTTTCACATACAAACAACTCCTTGATTTTCACATGAGAacccacactggagaaaagccattcaCTTGTGATCAGTGCGGGAAAAGTTTCACGCAATTAGCACACCTTAAGagtcacatgaggatccacactggagagaagacATACACATGCGATAAGTGCGGGAAGAGTTTCACAAACAAACAACTCCTTAATGTTCACATGagaatccacactggagagaagctgttcacatgtgatcattGTTGGaaaagtttcacacaatatgCACATCTTAAAGGACACATGagaatccacactggagagaagcctttcatgtgtggtcagtgtgaaaagagattCACATACAAAggacatttaacagtacatcaGAAAATTCATACTGGTTTGAAAGATtatatgtgctttgagtgtgagaaaacTTTTACTCATGCAAGCTGTTTAAAacagcaccagagaattcacactggagaaaaaccttacaagtgttcatactgtgacaagagattctgTCAGTCGGCCagtctgaaaacacatgagaagatccacactggagaaaaaccttacaagtgtccatactgtgacaagagattcagtcagtcagtacatctgaaaacacatgagaggatccacaccggagaaaaaccttacaagtgttcatactgtgacaagagattcagtcagtcagtacatctgaaaacacatgagaggagcCACACCGGAGAAAAACCCTACAAGTGTTcatactgtgacaagagattcagtgtgtcagccaatctgaaaacacatgagagaattcacagcagagagaagccaCACACACGTGAAAagaatttcacacaaaaaacacCTCTTAGGggacacatgaggatccacactggagcaAAGCTATTTACTTGTGATCAATGTGGAAATACTTTCACACAACTTCAAGACACTTga
- the LOC125247546 gene encoding gastrula zinc finger protein XlCGF52.1-like, with protein sequence MCDQCKKRLTHKKSLELHMRVDTGQKLFTCGKSFTQKIQLKNYKRTHSGEKHHSCDQCGKRFSRKHHLEIHMKVHTGEKPFTCDQCGTSFTQKIHLMNHMRIHTGEKPFMCEQCGKSFRYKQSIKNHMRIHTGQKPFMCEQCEKSFRESADLKKHMRSHTGEKPFMCGQCEKRFSKKESLTVHQKIHTGVKDYMCFECEKTFTSANCLKLHQRIHTGEKPYKCSHCDKRFSQSSSLKTHERIHSREKPHTCDQCEMSFSFKSHLKRHMRIHAVKKPHHRSLKSQQDYQKASGRRGQRECE encoded by the exons ATGTGTGATCAGTGTAAAAAAAgactcacacacaaaaaaagtcttGAGCTTCACATGAGAGTCGATACTGGACAGAAGCTGTTCACatgtgggaagagctttacaCAAAAAATACAACTTAAGAACTACAAAAGGACCCACAGTGGAGAGAAGCATCATTCATgcgatcagtgtgggaagagatTCTCAAGGAAACATCATCTTGAGATTCACATGaaagttcatactggagagaagccgttcacatgtgatcagtgcgggACGAGCTTCACACAAAAAATACACCTTATGAaccacatgaggattcacactggagagaagccattcatgTGTGAACAGTGCGGGAAGAGTTTTCGATATAAACAATCTATTAAAAATCACATGAGAATCCACACTGGACAGAAGCCGTTCATGTGTGAACAGTGTGAGAAGAGTTTCAGGGAATCAGCAGACCTTAAGAAACACATGAGAagccacaccggagagaagccattcatgTGTGGtcagtgtgaaaagagattCTCAAAGAAAGAAAGTTTAACAGTACATCAGAAAATTCATACTGGTGTGAAAGATtatatgtgctttgagtgtgagaaaacTTTtacttcagcaaactgtttaaaactgcatcagagaattcacactggagaaaaaccttacaagtgttcacactgtgacaagagattcagtcagtcatcatctctgaaaacacacgagaggatccacagcagagagaagccgcacacgtgtgatcagtgcgAAAtgagtttctcttttaaaagtCACCTGAAGCGACACATGAGGATCCATGCAGTGAAGAAACCACATCACCGTAGTCTGAAATCACA GCAGGACTACCAGAAAGCATCTGGAAGGAGAGGACAGAGAGAATGTGAGTGA